One Panicum virgatum strain AP13 chromosome 9K, P.virgatum_v5, whole genome shotgun sequence genomic region harbors:
- the LOC120652129 gene encoding uncharacterized protein LOC120652129 isoform X2: MPAPEADSPAIQKLGRLFRLTEVHLWDDSYAAGARDGQKHWRSAEAAPAEFHANKPRNEVLKDTDEGHSLVEDLELANLMGSLGLPVSFSTSKVNKNTGNKGKKKLGRQIQYEVGNIQIDDAVRICANTEDRESDVQLMAVLEHTNLCNSSGTAIGYNESCHDTDKMVKGGRPYAEEQESGCSVIYSAEKAPGYEAENQCELGTCEPPDYLGNTAKAEILIHENQAADTLDGESARSCINMCQEERLSTKEDQISAETLSVPHDNSGVGQEACLSLAEASSVDEHAESSASNFCYEYGDWRIVWDPFYSRYYFYNIQTQESTWYPPEGLEDFASYCSIDATKELVELGSQYTSIAVQENNQAADDKHLDAQEQDHCSESHYLSKIPDEEPVNHSMITTIHEGGHTENKHNDSMTDVLEVGQEVASTKKKKRVRRSQSYHSCPDMAGNISNDIIKYWTQRYSLFSLFDSGIKMDEEGWFSVTPEPIAKHHASRVGAGVMIDCFTGVGGNAIQFAAKCKHVIAVDIDPKRVDCAHHNASIYGVNDHIDFIVGDFINIAPQLNGETAFMSPPWGGPDYAKVDVFDMKGMLKPCDGYSLFKLGTMIASRVVMFLPRNVDLNQLADISLSVDPPWAVEVEKNFLNGKLKAITAYFEEQDG, encoded by the exons ATGCCGGCGCCGGAGGCGGACTCCCCGGCGATACAGAAGCTGGGGAGGCTCTTCCGCCTCACCGAGGTACACCTCTG GGACGATTCGTATGCCGCCGGAGCCAGGGATGGCCAGAAGCACTGGCGCTCGGCGGAGGCTGCTCCCGCG GAATTCCATGCAAATAAACCACGCAATGAAGTGCTCAAAGACACCGATGAAG GTCATTCATTGGTTGAAGATTTGGAATTGGCCAATCTCATGGGTTCTTTAGGGCTTCCTGTTTCATTCAGCACGAGTAAAGTG AACAAGAACACAGGCAACAAGGGAAAGAAAAAACTAGGAAGACAAATACAATACGAAGTAGGAAACATTCAAATCGATGATGCTGTGAGGATATGCGCTAATACCGAAGATAGAGAAAGTGATGTTCAAttgatggctgttttggagcATACGAACTTGTGCAATTCATCTGGGACTGCTATTGGTTACAACGAATCCTGCCATGATACTGACAAGATGGTGAAGGGAGGCAGACCTTATGCTGAAGAACAAGAGTCTGGCTGTAGCGTCATCTACTCTGCTGAAAAAGCCCCTGGTTATGAAGCTGAAAATCAATGTGAACTTGGGACTTGTGAGCCTCCTGATTACTTGGGCAACACAGCAAAAGCAGAAATTCTTATTCATGAAAATCAAGCTGCTGACACTCTTGATGGTGAATCTGCTCGTTCCTGCATCAACATGTGTCAGGAAGAAAGATTGTCCACAAAGGAAGATCAAATATCTGCAGAAACTTTGTCAGTACCTCATGATAATAGTGGTGTTGGCCAAGAAGCTTGTCTAAGTTTGGCAGAAGCATCTTCTGTTGATGAGCATGCTGAAAGTTCTGCCAGCAACTTTTGCTATGAATATGGTGATTGGAGGATTGTTTGGGATCCATTCTACAGTCGATATTACTTTTACAACATCCAGACACAAGAATCCACATGGTACCCCCCTGAAGGATTGGAGGATTTTGCATCATATTGTAGCATTGATGCAACTAAAGAGCTGGTCGAACTGGGATCTCAGTATACAAGCATAGCGGTTCAAGAGAACA ATCAGGCTGCTGATGACAAGCATCTGGATGCACAGGAACAAGATCATTGCAGCGAATCACACTATTTGTCTAAGATTCCTGATGAAGAGCCAGTAAATCATAG TATGATAACTACCATTCACGAAGGGGGACACACTGAGAATAAGCACAATGATTCAATGACTGATGTGTTGGAGGTGGGCCAGGAAGTTGCTAgcaccaaaaagaaaaagagagttaGGAGATCTCAGTCGT ATCATTCATGCCCAGACATGGCAGGAAACATCTCCAATGATATCATCAAGTACTGGACTCAGCGGTACtcacttttctctctttttgataGTGGTATAAAGATGGATGAAGAAGGGTGGTTTTCAGTAACGCCAGAGCCGATTGCAAAGCATCATGCATCTCGTGTTGGTGCGGGCGTAATGATTGATTGTTTCACAGGAGTTGGCGGAAATGCCATCCAGTTTGCTGCAAA GTGCAAGCATGTTATTGCAGTTGATATTGATCCAAAAAGGGTTGATTGTGCGCATCATAATGCATCCATTTATGGAGTAAATGACCACATAGATTTTATCGTAGGTGATTTTATCAATATAGCTCCTCAGCTGAAT GGAGAAACTGCTTTCATGTCGCCTCCTTGGGGTGGACCTGACTACGCCAAAGTTGATGTTTTTGATATGAAAGGCATGCTTAAGCCTTGTGATGG GTACTCCCTCTTTAAACTTGGTACTATGATAGCGTCAAGGGTAGTGATGTTTCTTCCTCGCAACGTTGACCTGAACCAATTGGCCGACATTTCATTGTCAGTCGATCCCCCGTGGGCGGTCGAG GTCGAGAAGAATTTCCTCAATGGAAAGCTGAAAGCCATAACAGCATACTTTGAAGAGcaggatggttga
- the LOC120652129 gene encoding uncharacterized protein LOC120652129 isoform X1: MPAPEADSPAIQKLGRLFRLTEVHLWDDSYAAGARDGQKHWRSAEAAPAEFHANKPRNEVLKDTDEGHSLVEDLELANLMGSLGLPVSFSTSKVNKNTGNKGKKKLGRQIQYEVGNIQIDDAVRICANTEDRESDVQLMAVLEHTNLCNSSGTAIGYNESCHDTDKMVKGGRPYAEEQESGCSVIYSAEKAPGYEAENQCELGTCEPPDYLGNTAKAEILIHENQAADTLDGESARSCINMCQEERLSTKEDQISAETLSVPHDNSGVGQEACLSLAEASSVDEHAESSASNFCYEYGDWRIVWDPFYSRYYFYNIQTQESTWYPPEGLEDFASYCSIDATKELVELGSQYTSIAVQENSKNILWINQAADDKHLDAQEQDHCSESHYLSKIPDEEPVNHSMITTIHEGGHTENKHNDSMTDVLEVGQEVASTKKKKRVRRSQSYHSCPDMAGNISNDIIKYWTQRYSLFSLFDSGIKMDEEGWFSVTPEPIAKHHASRVGAGVMIDCFTGVGGNAIQFAAKCKHVIAVDIDPKRVDCAHHNASIYGVNDHIDFIVGDFINIAPQLNGETAFMSPPWGGPDYAKVDVFDMKGMLKPCDGYSLFKLGTMIASRVVMFLPRNVDLNQLADISLSVDPPWAVEVEKNFLNGKLKAITAYFEEQDG; encoded by the exons ATGCCGGCGCCGGAGGCGGACTCCCCGGCGATACAGAAGCTGGGGAGGCTCTTCCGCCTCACCGAGGTACACCTCTG GGACGATTCGTATGCCGCCGGAGCCAGGGATGGCCAGAAGCACTGGCGCTCGGCGGAGGCTGCTCCCGCG GAATTCCATGCAAATAAACCACGCAATGAAGTGCTCAAAGACACCGATGAAG GTCATTCATTGGTTGAAGATTTGGAATTGGCCAATCTCATGGGTTCTTTAGGGCTTCCTGTTTCATTCAGCACGAGTAAAGTG AACAAGAACACAGGCAACAAGGGAAAGAAAAAACTAGGAAGACAAATACAATACGAAGTAGGAAACATTCAAATCGATGATGCTGTGAGGATATGCGCTAATACCGAAGATAGAGAAAGTGATGTTCAAttgatggctgttttggagcATACGAACTTGTGCAATTCATCTGGGACTGCTATTGGTTACAACGAATCCTGCCATGATACTGACAAGATGGTGAAGGGAGGCAGACCTTATGCTGAAGAACAAGAGTCTGGCTGTAGCGTCATCTACTCTGCTGAAAAAGCCCCTGGTTATGAAGCTGAAAATCAATGTGAACTTGGGACTTGTGAGCCTCCTGATTACTTGGGCAACACAGCAAAAGCAGAAATTCTTATTCATGAAAATCAAGCTGCTGACACTCTTGATGGTGAATCTGCTCGTTCCTGCATCAACATGTGTCAGGAAGAAAGATTGTCCACAAAGGAAGATCAAATATCTGCAGAAACTTTGTCAGTACCTCATGATAATAGTGGTGTTGGCCAAGAAGCTTGTCTAAGTTTGGCAGAAGCATCTTCTGTTGATGAGCATGCTGAAAGTTCTGCCAGCAACTTTTGCTATGAATATGGTGATTGGAGGATTGTTTGGGATCCATTCTACAGTCGATATTACTTTTACAACATCCAGACACAAGAATCCACATGGTACCCCCCTGAAGGATTGGAGGATTTTGCATCATATTGTAGCATTGATGCAACTAAAGAGCTGGTCGAACTGGGATCTCAGTATACAAGCATAGCGGTTCAAGAGAACAGTAAGAACATTTTGTGGATAA ATCAGGCTGCTGATGACAAGCATCTGGATGCACAGGAACAAGATCATTGCAGCGAATCACACTATTTGTCTAAGATTCCTGATGAAGAGCCAGTAAATCATAG TATGATAACTACCATTCACGAAGGGGGACACACTGAGAATAAGCACAATGATTCAATGACTGATGTGTTGGAGGTGGGCCAGGAAGTTGCTAgcaccaaaaagaaaaagagagttaGGAGATCTCAGTCGT ATCATTCATGCCCAGACATGGCAGGAAACATCTCCAATGATATCATCAAGTACTGGACTCAGCGGTACtcacttttctctctttttgataGTGGTATAAAGATGGATGAAGAAGGGTGGTTTTCAGTAACGCCAGAGCCGATTGCAAAGCATCATGCATCTCGTGTTGGTGCGGGCGTAATGATTGATTGTTTCACAGGAGTTGGCGGAAATGCCATCCAGTTTGCTGCAAA GTGCAAGCATGTTATTGCAGTTGATATTGATCCAAAAAGGGTTGATTGTGCGCATCATAATGCATCCATTTATGGAGTAAATGACCACATAGATTTTATCGTAGGTGATTTTATCAATATAGCTCCTCAGCTGAAT GGAGAAACTGCTTTCATGTCGCCTCCTTGGGGTGGACCTGACTACGCCAAAGTTGATGTTTTTGATATGAAAGGCATGCTTAAGCCTTGTGATGG GTACTCCCTCTTTAAACTTGGTACTATGATAGCGTCAAGGGTAGTGATGTTTCTTCCTCGCAACGTTGACCTGAACCAATTGGCCGACATTTCATTGTCAGTCGATCCCCCGTGGGCGGTCGAG GTCGAGAAGAATTTCCTCAATGGAAAGCTGAAAGCCATAACAGCATACTTTGAAGAGcaggatggttga
- the LOC120652129 gene encoding uncharacterized protein LOC120652129 isoform X3 has protein sequence MPAPEADSPAIQKLGRLFRLTEVHLWDDSYAAGARDGQKHWRSAEAAPAEFHANKPRNEVLKDTDEGHSLVEDLELANLMGSLGLPVSFSTSKVNKNTGNKGKKKLGRQIQYEVGNIQIDDAVRICANTEDRESDVQLMAVLEHTNLCNSSGTAIGYNESCHDTDKMVKGGRPYAEEQESGCSVIYSAEKAPGYEAENQCELGTCEPPDYLGNTAKAEILIHENQAADTLDGESARSCINMCQEERLSTKEDQISAETLSVPHDNSGVGQEACLSLAEASSVDEHAESSASNFCYEYGDWRIVWDPFYSRYYFYNIQTQESTWYPPEGLEDFASYCSIDATKELVELGSQYTSIAVQENSKNILWINQAADDKHLDAQEQDHCSESHYLSKIPDEEPVNHSMITTIHEGGHTENKHNDSMTDVLEVGQEVASTKKKKRVRRSQSYHSCPDMAGNISNDIIKYWTQRYSLFSLFDSGIKMDEEGWFSVTPEPIAKHHASRVGAGVMIDCFTGVGGNAIQFAAKCKHVIAVDIDPKRVDCAHHNASIYGVNDHIDFIGETAFMSPPWGGPDYAKVDVFDMKGMLKPCDGYSLFKLGTMIASRVVMFLPRNVDLNQLADISLSVDPPWAVEVEKNFLNGKLKAITAYFEEQDG, from the exons ATGCCGGCGCCGGAGGCGGACTCCCCGGCGATACAGAAGCTGGGGAGGCTCTTCCGCCTCACCGAGGTACACCTCTG GGACGATTCGTATGCCGCCGGAGCCAGGGATGGCCAGAAGCACTGGCGCTCGGCGGAGGCTGCTCCCGCG GAATTCCATGCAAATAAACCACGCAATGAAGTGCTCAAAGACACCGATGAAG GTCATTCATTGGTTGAAGATTTGGAATTGGCCAATCTCATGGGTTCTTTAGGGCTTCCTGTTTCATTCAGCACGAGTAAAGTG AACAAGAACACAGGCAACAAGGGAAAGAAAAAACTAGGAAGACAAATACAATACGAAGTAGGAAACATTCAAATCGATGATGCTGTGAGGATATGCGCTAATACCGAAGATAGAGAAAGTGATGTTCAAttgatggctgttttggagcATACGAACTTGTGCAATTCATCTGGGACTGCTATTGGTTACAACGAATCCTGCCATGATACTGACAAGATGGTGAAGGGAGGCAGACCTTATGCTGAAGAACAAGAGTCTGGCTGTAGCGTCATCTACTCTGCTGAAAAAGCCCCTGGTTATGAAGCTGAAAATCAATGTGAACTTGGGACTTGTGAGCCTCCTGATTACTTGGGCAACACAGCAAAAGCAGAAATTCTTATTCATGAAAATCAAGCTGCTGACACTCTTGATGGTGAATCTGCTCGTTCCTGCATCAACATGTGTCAGGAAGAAAGATTGTCCACAAAGGAAGATCAAATATCTGCAGAAACTTTGTCAGTACCTCATGATAATAGTGGTGTTGGCCAAGAAGCTTGTCTAAGTTTGGCAGAAGCATCTTCTGTTGATGAGCATGCTGAAAGTTCTGCCAGCAACTTTTGCTATGAATATGGTGATTGGAGGATTGTTTGGGATCCATTCTACAGTCGATATTACTTTTACAACATCCAGACACAAGAATCCACATGGTACCCCCCTGAAGGATTGGAGGATTTTGCATCATATTGTAGCATTGATGCAACTAAAGAGCTGGTCGAACTGGGATCTCAGTATACAAGCATAGCGGTTCAAGAGAACAGTAAGAACATTTTGTGGATAA ATCAGGCTGCTGATGACAAGCATCTGGATGCACAGGAACAAGATCATTGCAGCGAATCACACTATTTGTCTAAGATTCCTGATGAAGAGCCAGTAAATCATAG TATGATAACTACCATTCACGAAGGGGGACACACTGAGAATAAGCACAATGATTCAATGACTGATGTGTTGGAGGTGGGCCAGGAAGTTGCTAgcaccaaaaagaaaaagagagttaGGAGATCTCAGTCGT ATCATTCATGCCCAGACATGGCAGGAAACATCTCCAATGATATCATCAAGTACTGGACTCAGCGGTACtcacttttctctctttttgataGTGGTATAAAGATGGATGAAGAAGGGTGGTTTTCAGTAACGCCAGAGCCGATTGCAAAGCATCATGCATCTCGTGTTGGTGCGGGCGTAATGATTGATTGTTTCACAGGAGTTGGCGGAAATGCCATCCAGTTTGCTGCAAA GTGCAAGCATGTTATTGCAGTTGATATTGATCCAAAAAGGGTTGATTGTGCGCATCATAATGCATCCATTTATGGAGTAAATGACCACATAGATTTTATC GGAGAAACTGCTTTCATGTCGCCTCCTTGGGGTGGACCTGACTACGCCAAAGTTGATGTTTTTGATATGAAAGGCATGCTTAAGCCTTGTGATGG GTACTCCCTCTTTAAACTTGGTACTATGATAGCGTCAAGGGTAGTGATGTTTCTTCCTCGCAACGTTGACCTGAACCAATTGGCCGACATTTCATTGTCAGTCGATCCCCCGTGGGCGGTCGAG GTCGAGAAGAATTTCCTCAATGGAAAGCTGAAAGCCATAACAGCATACTTTGAAGAGcaggatggttga
- the LOC120652129 gene encoding uncharacterized protein LOC120652129 isoform X4 produces the protein MPAPEADSPAIQKLGRLFRLTEVHLWDDSYAAGARDGQKHWRSAEAAPAEFHANKPRNEVLKDTDEGHSLVEDLELANLMGSLGLPVSFSTSKVNKNTGNKGKKKLGRQIQYEVGNIQIDDAVRICANTEDRESDVQLMAVLEHTNLCNSSGTAIGYNESCHDTDKMVKGGRPYAEEQESGCSVIYSAEKAPGYEAENQCELGTCEPPDYLGNTAKAEILIHENQAADTLDGESARSCINMCQEERLSTKEDQISAETLSVPHDNSGVGQEACLSLAEASSVDEHAESSASNFCYEYGDWRIVWDPFYSRYYFYNIQTQESTWYPPEGLEDFASYCSIDATKELVELGSQYTSIAVQENSKNILWINQAADDKHLDAQEQDHCSESHYLSKIPDEEPVNHSMITTIHEGGHTENKHNDSMTDVLEVGQEVASTKKKKRVRRSQSYHSCPDMAGNISNDIIKYWTQRYSLFSLFDSGIKMDEEGWFSVTPEPIAKHHASRVGAGVMIDCFTGVGGNAIQFAAKCKHVIAVDIDPKRVDCAHHNASIYGVNDHIDFIVAASYKGEEV, from the exons ATGCCGGCGCCGGAGGCGGACTCCCCGGCGATACAGAAGCTGGGGAGGCTCTTCCGCCTCACCGAGGTACACCTCTG GGACGATTCGTATGCCGCCGGAGCCAGGGATGGCCAGAAGCACTGGCGCTCGGCGGAGGCTGCTCCCGCG GAATTCCATGCAAATAAACCACGCAATGAAGTGCTCAAAGACACCGATGAAG GTCATTCATTGGTTGAAGATTTGGAATTGGCCAATCTCATGGGTTCTTTAGGGCTTCCTGTTTCATTCAGCACGAGTAAAGTG AACAAGAACACAGGCAACAAGGGAAAGAAAAAACTAGGAAGACAAATACAATACGAAGTAGGAAACATTCAAATCGATGATGCTGTGAGGATATGCGCTAATACCGAAGATAGAGAAAGTGATGTTCAAttgatggctgttttggagcATACGAACTTGTGCAATTCATCTGGGACTGCTATTGGTTACAACGAATCCTGCCATGATACTGACAAGATGGTGAAGGGAGGCAGACCTTATGCTGAAGAACAAGAGTCTGGCTGTAGCGTCATCTACTCTGCTGAAAAAGCCCCTGGTTATGAAGCTGAAAATCAATGTGAACTTGGGACTTGTGAGCCTCCTGATTACTTGGGCAACACAGCAAAAGCAGAAATTCTTATTCATGAAAATCAAGCTGCTGACACTCTTGATGGTGAATCTGCTCGTTCCTGCATCAACATGTGTCAGGAAGAAAGATTGTCCACAAAGGAAGATCAAATATCTGCAGAAACTTTGTCAGTACCTCATGATAATAGTGGTGTTGGCCAAGAAGCTTGTCTAAGTTTGGCAGAAGCATCTTCTGTTGATGAGCATGCTGAAAGTTCTGCCAGCAACTTTTGCTATGAATATGGTGATTGGAGGATTGTTTGGGATCCATTCTACAGTCGATATTACTTTTACAACATCCAGACACAAGAATCCACATGGTACCCCCCTGAAGGATTGGAGGATTTTGCATCATATTGTAGCATTGATGCAACTAAAGAGCTGGTCGAACTGGGATCTCAGTATACAAGCATAGCGGTTCAAGAGAACAGTAAGAACATTTTGTGGATAA ATCAGGCTGCTGATGACAAGCATCTGGATGCACAGGAACAAGATCATTGCAGCGAATCACACTATTTGTCTAAGATTCCTGATGAAGAGCCAGTAAATCATAG TATGATAACTACCATTCACGAAGGGGGACACACTGAGAATAAGCACAATGATTCAATGACTGATGTGTTGGAGGTGGGCCAGGAAGTTGCTAgcaccaaaaagaaaaagagagttaGGAGATCTCAGTCGT ATCATTCATGCCCAGACATGGCAGGAAACATCTCCAATGATATCATCAAGTACTGGACTCAGCGGTACtcacttttctctctttttgataGTGGTATAAAGATGGATGAAGAAGGGTGGTTTTCAGTAACGCCAGAGCCGATTGCAAAGCATCATGCATCTCGTGTTGGTGCGGGCGTAATGATTGATTGTTTCACAGGAGTTGGCGGAAATGCCATCCAGTTTGCTGCAAA GTGCAAGCATGTTATTGCAGTTGATATTGATCCAAAAAGGGTTGATTGTGCGCATCATAATGCATCCATTTATGGAGTAAATGACCACATAGATTTTATCGTAG CTGCATCTTATAAAGGGGAGGAAGTCTGA